From a single Phragmites australis chromosome 7, lpPhrAust1.1, whole genome shotgun sequence genomic region:
- the LOC133925638 gene encoding 3-ketoacyl-CoA synthase 1-like produces the protein MFLPTLDALFTRMSASASAVGALIANCSGFYTAPSLIAIITAHYRMWGDVRTFNLSGMGYITGVVVVNIARGVQRAHATWYAIVVTEIVTVGWYSGRDRCKLLLNYFFRTYSVK, from the coding sequence ATGTTCCTCCCCACGCTCGATGCACTCTTCACTAGGATGAGTGCATCGGCGTCGGCAGTGGGTGCGCTCATCGCCAACTGCAGTGGGTTCTACACCGCGCCATCGCTCATCGCGATCATCACAGCCCACTACAGAATGTGGGGCGACGTCAGGACATTCAACCTCTCCGGCATGGGCTACATCACGGGTGTCGTCGTTGTCAACATCGCACGAGGCGTGCAGAGGGCGCATGCTACTTGGTATGCTATTGTTGTCACCGAGATCGTCACAGTCGGGTGGTACAGTGGGAGAGACCGCTGCAAGCTCCTCCTTAACTACTTCTTTCGCACCTACTCTGTCAAATAA